The Neofelis nebulosa isolate mNeoNeb1 chromosome 1, mNeoNeb1.pri, whole genome shotgun sequence sequence CCCCATTTAAAGCTGTCTTAAGTATTTCTTCAATATATACTTAGAACTAATCAGACATAATCATATATAATTTGGGATTCAACcatcaaatataatttagaaaactcaagaggagAAGGAATGTCTATGGCATTTAACcgtatttttatttactgtgttcttctttcctgatgttccaagattctttttttaattgattccTTTCTGTTTGGAGAACTTCCGTCAGCCAGTCTTTTAGGGTAGGTttactggcaacaaattctcttcctgaaagatattttcactggatatatgattcttttaacatttcttttctttcagcacttgaaaaatatGTGTCACTTGTTTCTGACTCCCATGGTTTTTGGTGAGAAATCTGTCACTGCCATCaagattttttccttctctttagttttcagaaatttgGTGTGGATTACCAGATTTGATGTCATGAGGTTTTTCCTATGTTTTCAGCATGTCACTCTTCTGCTGTGAAGTTGCCAGGATATCCCTGCATCCTGTAGCAACAAATATCAACACTTCTCCtaggggaagaaacagaaatgctCAAAATAAAGTGAGGGACTCACTTTAAAAGAGGATGGAGAGGAaaaaccaaagatgtaaaataaaggagaaatataaGAAACTAGAGATATTATTGAGAATGTTCAATATCTGACAAAACACAaggctcagaaaaaaataaagttaggaatACAGTTATTAAGGAAATAATAGTAGAGATGAAATGATCCCAGATATGAAAAGGCaggaatttttagaatttttcgGACATTAAATGACATATATGCTATATAGCACATCAATGAAGtgtaaaagaaaactaaatgcaTTTTCAGACATGCAGAGACAGAGTTTATTTTTCATGTGCCCTCTCTTAGGAATCCACTTGAGGATATACTGTAGCACAGAGAGGGCTTTAAAAATAGGAGATAAGTAATCTATCAAACAATGGGCTTAACTAGGAGAGGTATAAAAACAAGATGATAGTTTTGTACACATTTAGAGATCATTTAGTCTagacagaagcagaaagagagctTCAGGCAAGAGTTATGGGAACctgaattatttagaaatatttgaagatatgGTAAAGCCAACTGATGGAGTCTAAAATGGTGAATCtgtagcacctgggtggctcagttggctaaatctgactcttgatttctgttcaggtcatgatcccagggttgtgggatcaagccccacatcaggctctgtgctaagcatggagcctgcttgggatccccacccccctccctctctctccctgtgcctctgtcccccacttctgtgctctctctctaaaaaagaaaaagtaacctaaagtaaagtaaaataaaataaaatggtgaatttattttatcttgattCTACGAACACTGTATTTTCAATGGCACAGGAAACACAACAGTAGATCAAAGGAGCAGAAAATACAGTCCTTAAGTAATATGGCTCTGCAATGAGCAATGTATTTCACTGCGGTTAAAAAAtgtaacacaaaatttaccatcataACCATTTTGAGGTATACAGTTCcatagtgttaagtacattcacattgttgggaAGCAGATCTCCAGAACGTTTCCATTttgcaaatctgaaactctatacccatcaAACAAAaactctccttttcctcctcccccagtccctggtaggcaccattctactttctgtttgtaTGAATTTAACAACCTTGGATacatcatataagtggaatcatactgtatttgcctttttgtgactatcttctttcacttagaataatgccctcaaagttcatccatgttgtagcatgtgataggcttcccttccttttttaagattccatacaTGGGTATTTGGGTTGGTTCCATCTCTGGCCAGTTGTGAatactgctgctatgaacatgggtgcacAAATATCTTTGAGACCCTACTTTCAATTcctttaggtatatacccagatATGGGATTGCCAGATCATATAGAAgttctcttttacacttttttGAGAAGacttcatactgtttttataGCAGTTGCACCATTCTACAATCTCACCAACATTGCACGGAGGGAatagtttctccacattcttttgaacacttgctattttctggtttggttttttttttttttttgatagcagTCGTCCTAATGTGTGTAGGGTGACACtacattgtggtttggatttccatttctctgatgattagtgatgttgaacattttttcatatgtttgttggtCGTCTGCATATCATCTCTGGAGAAATATCTAAGTccattgctcattttttaatcaggttatttgatttttttgtttttgttgggttGTAGGAGTTCTTAAATATTATGGACATTAATCCCATATCAGATAtagtatttgcaaatattttctcccattccataggttgccttttcactgttGATGGTGTTCTTTGGTgcacaaaattttttaagtttgatgtagtctcattgGTCTATTTTCGCTTTGTTCCATGTGCTTCTGGTGTGAAAGCCAAGAAATCACCACCAAattcaatgtcatgaagcttttctcctatgctttcttctaggaattttatagtgcaatgaatattttgagaaaatcagTCTCTTATACATAGGAATTGGCGTGGCACTCACAATAGGCCATGATCTCCTGTTGAATATAAACAACTTCACAGAACAACATCATTAAAGAGGGATTGTGATCAGATGGAACAAAACTGCAATAAGATGACATCATGATCATGCTTGAGCACAGTCAAAAACAAGAACGTTGTATAAACCAAAACAATGCCCAGAGTACTCTGTCCTGGCTGATTATGATTGaatgctggtttttaaaaaaacaattacattttaaCCTCCCTTTGTTCTTCTCATTTCCTGAATAGAATTCAATAAGATACTCTATAATAGAATTACTCCCATTCACTGGAAGCATCCAGTCCAGGGCTACTTCCTTGAGCCCTATGCAAAACTACCAAACAAAAGCCTTATACTTTTTTAAGGAGCTATTACTAAGGTGACCAAAGCTTTCCCAGAACGTGCAGTCTCCCTTGTTACAACAAGTCAATAAACTCAGCTTTGTTCTGATCCAGTGTGTCCTTGTGATCTTTGGGTACAGGGCATTCATAATATAATGGTCattaaaagtgaatttttaatattgatttcagaTTCTACAACAGATATACAGACAAAAGGGGGAATTCTATTCTTAGCTATGGTTATAGAGTAAAAATGTCATCAATCTGGACTATATAAAAGTGTAAGTTAATTTGACAGAGGTTGTAAAGTGTAAGGGAGAaagaagtaagagaaaaaaataagaattgtatTTTTTCTGTCAGACAAGTAAATGAAATGAACTGTTGTTATGAACAATAAATGGAGGGTTTCAGCTTGTTCAGGGAAGTACTGGAAAATAGTGACAGAGCTCTATGTAAAGGATGAATGAGAGAAGTTTTAAGTGTGCTAGGTACTAGACAACAGTAgcagaaaattaaggaaattgtTTAGACTTTATGAAAAGGTTACAAACATATtctttagtaataaaaaaagaatataagaaggACTAGAAATAAAAAGGTTTAAAGGTACTTTCCAAAGGGATAAAATGAAAGTGTGGGCAAAAATATGGAGGAACTGGTACATCCAGACAGTACTGAGAGCAgtgtaaactggtacaaccactttggaaactaTTTGGAAGAATCTACAAAAAGGGAACATGTACTTACTAAATGAGCAGCAATTTCACCCCTAGGTATATACCAACAGAAATGCATATACATGTTTGCCAAAGGACGTGTATGAGAATGTTCAAAGTAGTACTATTCAAACAGGCAAACTGTGCACCAACCCAAATATCCGTCTATAGTGGGATGGGtcataaattgtaaaatattcatacagtggaatactatacagcaatgagaatgaaaaactaaaattaaaagcattGTCATGGACAAATATCAtaaacataatgttgagtgaaatcAGCCAGACACAAAGCAGTTCATACTCTACTATTCCAATTATATAAATTCAAAACAGGCAAAAGTAAATCATAGTATTGGAAGTCAGGATATTGTTATACTTGGGCTGGTAGTGACTTTAAGGGGTAATTTGTGTGGCACCTGAAATGTTAGTAACGTTTCATTACTAACCACCAAGATGCTGGTACCAAGTATGTTAACTTTCTGAAAACACATTGAAATTATGATTCGTTCCCTTTTCTGTAtgtataattcaataaaaattgtttaaaaaatgtttgccagTATGGATGAAAGCTAGGAAAGAAGAGTAGTTAGAACATTGGTGCTTTTTGTCAAGTTTTCTCACATATTACATTCATTATCAtttgcatgtattcctttgaaaacaaaataaaattatgtaaaacctttttatttttgctatttagcATCAAAAACAGTGTGATGAAACATAATGGacagaatacagagaaaaacagtatttgatTTCATTAATACAGCTTATCCTGACAAATACCatcaaaagcaaacattttagtAAAGTCAACAGCATGCATAGATTTGGGATGGCACTGTGTATACATAGATGCAGTGACAGAGAATTCAGTTTTCCCAAAATTGGGCAAGATAAAGTTGAAAAGGATAAATTCAGGGAAATCATACCTGAAGGTGGGATTTTTCTCCATGACGCTCTCAAACTCGGTATTAGGGGAAATTAGAGATAAATGACAAAACTCACGGCATTGTGATCAGATCCCTAATTGAATCCAAAGCTATTCCTGAAGGTGGCGTTTTCCTCCATTTCCTTTCCAATGCCCTGGGGAGGGAAGTTCGGGATAATCGGCTTCAAGAACTTGAACTCACTGGTCTCCGAGCCTCCCGTCAGACACACCTCATACTGGTAGCTCTGGGACAGCGTCCCCGCGCCGCTGACGTCCACCAGGTGGTCCGGAAAGTGGCCCTCGGGCCCCGAGCAGCGACCCGCAGACGCCGCCCCGCTCCGCCTGCACAGCCGCACCGCCACGAACACCAGCACCGAGAACAGGAAGAGCGACGACACGGACGCCAAAGCCACGACCAAGTAGACGGTGAGCGGGTCTGCCCGCGCCTCGGCCGCCGCCACCTCCGGGAGCGGCAGGTAGGGCTGCGAGAAGCCGTCCACCAGCAGCACGTGCAGCGTGACGCTGGCCGAACGCGGCGGCTCGCCATTGTCCTTGACCAGCACCACCAGCCTGTGCTTGACGGCGTCGCGCTCGCTCAGCAGCCGGGCCGTGCGCACCTCGCCGTTGTGCGCCCACACGCCGAACAGCCCGGGCTCCGTGGCCTTGAGCAGCTGGTACGACAGCCAGGCGTTCTGGCCCGAGTCGCCGTCCACCGCCACCACCTTGGTCACCAGGTAGCCCGCCTCGGCCGCCCTGGGCACCAGCTCGGTGCAGGGCGCAGAGCCGTTCTGCGGCGGGTACAGCACGAAGGGCGCGTTGTCGTTGTCGTCCAGCACCAGCACGCGCACCCGCGCCTGGCTGCTGAGCGCGGGCGAGCCGCGGTCGGCCGCGCGCACGCCGAACTCGAACGCCTGCAGCGCCTCGTAATCCAGGGACCTGAGCGCGAACAGCTGCCCGTTGTCCGCGTTGATGGACAccagggaggccaggggcagCTGCGGGTCCGCGGGCGGCAGCAGCGAGTAGGTGACCTGGGCGTTGGCGCCCGAGTCCCTGTCCGTGGCGCTCACGCTGCCGATGTGCAGGGCGGGGCTGTTGTTCTCGCGGACGCGCAGGGTGTAGGTGGTTTGGCTGAAGGCGGGCGCGTTGTCGTTGACGTCGGAGACCGTCACGGTTATGTTGTGCTGCGTTTTCAGCCTGGGGGTCCCCAAGTCGGTGACCGTGATGGTGATGTTGTACTCAGCTTGGCTTTCTCTGTCCAGTGGCTTTTCTGTAACTAGGGTGTAAAAGTTCTTGAATGTGGGTTTCAAGAGAAAGGGAAGATCGTTCTGGATGGAGCAAACCATCCTACCGTTGTCCCCGGAGTCTGGATCAGAAACACTGAAAACAGCAACTACAGTCTCTGGGGAGTTTTCTGGGGTTGTGCTTGTGAGCGTTGACATGGTCAGTTCGGGGGCGTTGTCATTCACATCCACAACTTCTATAGCTACAGTGCATTTTCCTGAAAGGCCCCCACCGTCCGTGCCTGCAATTTCCACGTTATAGTATCGAGTTGCCTCGAAATCCAATGCCTTTTTCAGATGAATTTCTCCTGTTATTTCGTCTACTACAAATGGTTGAATAACTTGATTGCCTTGGAATAGAGTGTAGCGTACATTCCCATATGTTCCTGCATCTAAATCTTGGGCAGAGACAACGACAACTAAGGAGTTTGGGGGGCTGTTCTCCGGGACCTGT is a genomic window containing:
- the PCDHB5 gene encoding protocadherin beta-5; translation: METALAKTPQKRQVLFLAILMLLWEAGCDSIRYSIPEETESGSFVANLAKDLGLRVGELATRGARIHYKGNKQLLELDVETGNLLLYEKLDREVLCGVTDPCILYFQLLLENPVQFFQADLQLTDINDHSPEFLDKEMLLKIPESVQPGTVFPLKIAQDFDIGSNTVQNYTISPNSHFHVVTHNRGDGRKYPELMLDKSLDREEQSELSLTLTALDGGDPPRSGTTAVRIEVVDINDNAPAFLQSLYEVQVPENSPPNSLVVVVSAQDLDAGTYGNVRYTLFQGNQVIQPFVVDEITGEIHLKKALDFEATRYYNVEIAGTDGGGLSGKCTVAIEVVDVNDNAPELTMSTLTSTTPENSPETVVAVFSVSDPDSGDNGRMVCSIQNDLPFLLKPTFKNFYTLVTEKPLDRESQAEYNITITVTDLGTPRLKTQHNITVTVSDVNDNAPAFSQTTYTLRVRENNSPALHIGSVSATDRDSGANAQVTYSLLPPADPQLPLASLVSINADNGQLFALRSLDYEALQAFEFGVRAADRGSPALSSQARVRVLVLDDNDNAPFVLYPPQNGSAPCTELVPRAAEAGYLVTKVVAVDGDSGQNAWLSYQLLKATEPGLFGVWAHNGEVRTARLLSERDAVKHRLVVLVKDNGEPPRSASVTLHVLLVDGFSQPYLPLPEVAAAEARADPLTVYLVVALASVSSLFLFSVLVFVAVRLCRRSGAASAGRCSGPEGHFPDHLVDVSGAGTLSQSYQYEVCLTGGSETSEFKFLKPIIPNFPPQGIGKEMEENATFRNSFGFN